The following proteins are co-located in the Vigna unguiculata cultivar IT97K-499-35 chromosome 9, ASM411807v1, whole genome shotgun sequence genome:
- the LOC114164287 gene encoding serine/threonine-protein kinase rio2-like, with translation MKLDVDVLRYLSKDDFRVLTAVELGMRNHEIVPTELIDRIARLKHGGTYKVLKNLLKHKLLHHDSSKYDGFRLTYLGYDFLAIKTMVNKGVFVAVGRQIGVGKESDIFEVAQEDGTVLAMKLHRLGRVSFRAVKSKRDYLRHRSSYNWLYLSRLAALKEFAFMKALETHGFPVPNAVEHNRHCVVMSLVQGYPLVQVKELQNPETVFETIIGLVVRLAEHGLIHCDFNEFNIMIDDDEKVTMIDFPQMVSVSHRNAQMYFDRDVECIFKFFRKRFNLSFEESLDDIDGSDEGRDEVGKPCFSAIERGAGFLDRELAASGFTRKDEEDIQRFIEGGAESDANSDTEEVDVVEDLNEAYTIDGDSSDLLEQNEGYESQRREESCEARESSGSEKEDASDNEENNEEAMENEAELVKSLNKQRRRAIASARKGQKTAGARNSYKDKGGRSSHNSKIQKQLSSW, from the exons ATGAAGCTCGATGTGGATGTGTTAAGATATCTATCCAAAGATGATTTTAGGGTTCTCACCGCTGTTGAATTGGGCATGAGGAAT CATGAAATCGTTCCCACGGAACTCATCGACCGAATTGCACGTCTCAA GCATGGAGGCACGTACAAGGTTTTGAAGAATTTGCTCAAGCACAAGTTGTTGCATCATGACTCTTCTAAAT ATGATGGATTCCGCCTTACCTATCTTGGCTATGATTTTCTTGCCATTAAAACTATGGTGAACAAAGGAGTGTTTGTTGCTGTTGGTCGTCAGATTGGTGTTGGAAAGGAATCtg ATATATTTGAGGTTGCCCAGGAAGATGGAACTGTTTTGGCCATGAAGTTGCATAGACTTGGTAGAGTTTCTTTTAGAGCTGTCAAATCTAAGCGTGACTACTTGAGACATCGAAGTAGTTATAATTGGCTCTATTTGTCTCGCCTTGCTGCCCTTAAAGAATTTGCTTTCATGAAG GCTTTAGAAACCCATGGCTTTCCTGTTCCAAATGCTGTAGAGCACAATAGACATTGTGTTGTCATGTCACTTGTTCAGGGTTATCCTCT TGTTCAGGTGAAGGAGTTACAGAATCCAGAGACAGTTTTTGAGACAATTATTGGTCTAGTTGTTCGGTTGGCTGAACATGGCCTTATTCATTGTGATTTCAATGAATTCAATATCATG ATTGACGATGATGAAAAAGTTACCATGATTGACTTTCCACAAATGGTATCTGTGTCACACCGTAATGCACAGAT GTACTTTGACCGTGATGTTGAATGCATCTTTAAGTTTTTCAGGAAAAG GTTCAATCTCTCTTTTGAAGAAAGCTTAGATGATATTGATGGTTCAGATGAGGGGAGAGATGAAGTTGGAAAACCCTGTTTTTCTGCAATAGAAAGAGGTGCTGGTTTTCTAGATAGGGAACTTGCTGCCAGTGGCTTTACTAGAAAGGACGAAGAAGATATTCAAAGG TTCATTGAAGGCGGGGCAGAGAGTGATGCAAATTCAGATACTGAAGAGGTTGACGTAGTAGAAGATCTGAATGAAGCATACACTATTGACGGTGATTCTTCAGACTTGTTGGAACAG AATGAGGGATATGAGAGTCAGAGGAGAGAGGAGAGTTGTGAAGCACGTGAAAGCAGTGGATCTGAAAAGGAAGATGCAAGTGATAAT GAGGAAAACAATGAAGAAGCAATGGAAAATGAAGCTGAACTTGTTAAGAGCTTGAATAAGCAAAGACGACGCGCCATAGCATCAGCTCGCAAGGGGCAGAAGACTGCTGGAGCCAGAAATTCCTACAAAGACAAAGGTGGTAGGTCATCTCACAATTCTAAAATCCAGAAACAGTTGAGCAGCTGGTGA